AGCAATAGATCAGATGCGGGTGGCGATCCTTCATCGACTCATATTCCAGGCCCCGCCGCGACATGACGCCCTTGCGGTAATTTTCGATCAGGATATCGCATTCCCCGGCCAGTTCGTGGATCAGGGCCATGCCTTCCGGTTTTGTAAAATCGACCGTGACGCTGCGTTTGTTCCGGTTGGCGGCCAGGAAGAAATGCGATTCCCCGCCGATTTCAGGCGGTTTCATGCCGCGCGTGTCATCGCCATGTTCTGGGTGTTCGATCTTGATGACTTCCGCCCCCAGGTCGGACATCTGCTGTGTCGCCAGGGGCCCCGCCAGGACACGGGAAAAATCGAGGATCCGAATCCCCGAAAGCGGTTTATCCAGTTCATCGCTCATATTGTTCCCCGCACGCGAAATTACCCGAAAACTTTGCAACCACTGCATAATGTTGCATTGTCGGGTATAGCGTAACCATTCCCGCCTGTCTGACAATGCGAACCGGTAAAGTGCCTGAAACGAATCAGAAGCCCCACTATCACGGTCATCGCGAACGCCTTCGCCGGCGATTTACCGCAACCGATGGAAACGGCATGCCGGATTATGAAATTCTGGAATTGCTGCTGGCGCTCGCCATACCGCGAAACGACGTCAAACCTGTCGCAAAGGCGCTCCTGGACCAGTTCGGCAGCCTTGGCGACGTGCTGAGCGCGGACCCCGCGGCGCTGACCCAGGTCAGGGGCATCGGCGATTCTGCCGCCACGGCCCTGAAAATCGTCCGGGCAGCAGGTATGCGTCTATCCATCCAGCAGATTGCCAACAGGAATGTCATTGGCTCATGGGATCAGTTGCTTGCCTATTGCACGGCGGCGATGGGATACCAGAAGATTGAACAGCTTCGCATCCTCTTCCTGGACCGCAAGAATGTCCTGATTGCCGACGAGGTGCAACAGCAGGGTACCGTCGACCACACCCCGCTTTACCCGCGTGAAGTCGTCAAGCGCGCCCTGGAACTCGGCGCTTCGGCCATCATTCTGGTTCATAACCATCCCTCCGGCGACCCGACGCCATCACGGGCGGACATCGAAATGACCCGGCAGGTGAAGGAAATTTGCGAGAATCTCGGAATCGCCCTTCATGACCATATCGTAATCGGCAGGGGCAGCCATGCCAGCTTCCAGGCGCTCGGCCTGCTGTAAGCCGGAATACCGCTAGATTCCGGTATTTTAGTGCGGTGGCGGCAATTAATGGCTACACCGGCTTTACTCAATTTCCAAATACTGAATATGTTACCGGTAAATCAGGCAGTCCATCCGGACGATTTTACCTGTCAATTCGCCTGCCCCGCACAATAGGATACCGCATTGAACACGCCCGCTCCTGACATCGACCTAAGCCCGGAAGTATCCGACGAGATTAAATATACCACCTGTTACATGTGCGCCTGCCGCTGCGGCATCAGGGTTCACATGAAGGATGGCGAGATCCGGTATATCGATGGCAATCCGAACCACCCCGTAAACAAGGGCGTCCTCTGCGCCAAGGGCTCGGCGGGTATAATGCAGTACAAGTCGCCCGCACGGCTGACCAATCCCCTGCGGCGGGTCGGGC
This portion of the Alphaproteobacteria bacterium genome encodes:
- the radC gene encoding DNA repair protein RadC → MRTGKVPETNQKPHYHGHRERLRRRFTATDGNGMPDYEILELLLALAIPRNDVKPVAKALLDQFGSLGDVLSADPAALTQVRGIGDSAATALKIVRAAGMRLSIQQIANRNVIGSWDQLLAYCTAAMGYQKIEQLRILFLDRKNVLIADEVQQQGTVDHTPLYPREVVKRALELGASAIILVHNHPSGDPTPSRADIEMTRQVKEICENLGIALHDHIVIGRGSHASFQALGLL